A single window of Salvia splendens isolate huo1 chromosome 6, SspV2, whole genome shotgun sequence DNA harbors:
- the LOC121808164 gene encoding uncharacterized protein LOC121808164, with product MRGSTSWRWLIKKRHFLFDGGLCGAKMNQLPFMGVVCTVMLFVIYRTTNYQYQQTEMESKLQPFYTSKETPVDTTRLNSLPHGIIEARSDLELKPLWTTSSHKSQRSIRESNNLLAMPVGIKQKKNVCTIVEKFLPENFTIVLFHYDGNMDGWSDLEWSKEAVHIVAHNQTKWWFAKRFLHPAVVSIYDYIFLWDEDLGVKNFHPGRYLQIVKSEGLEISQPALDPNSTGIHHRITIRNRMKIFHKRVYDVRGSTKCSDDSEGPPCTGFVEGMAPVFSRSAWHCAWHLIQNDLVHGWGMDMKLGYCAQGDRTQKVGVVDSEYIVHQSIQTLGGQSVKKVKNGEETVKRHSIDVRSEIRRQSTVELQKFKERWERAVKEDKRWVDPFPPSLMRKLRRNKRGYSKV from the exons ATGAGAGGATCGACATCATGGAGGTGGCTAATCAAGAAAAGACATTTCTTATTTGACGGG GGGTTATGTGGGGCAAAGATGAATCAGCTGCCGTTTATGGGAGTTGTCTGTACAGTTATGCTATTCGTCATATACAGGACTACAAATTACCAGTACCAACAGACAGAG ATGGAATCAAAATTGCAACCTTTCTACACATCAAAG GAGACACCTGTAGATACTACAAGATTAAACAGTCTGCCTCATGGTATCATTGAAGCAAGGTCCGACCTGGAGTTAAAGCCTTTATGGACAACAAGCAGTCATAAGTCTCAG AGAAGTATAAGGGAATCTAACAATTTGCTAGCAATGCCTGTTGGAATTAAACAAAAGAAGAATGTCTGCACTATTGTTGAAAAG TTTCTTCCAGAGAATTTTACCATTGTTCTGTTTCACTATGATGGAAACATGGATGGTTGGTCGGACCTGGAATGGAGTAAGGAAGCTGTACATATAGTTGCTCACAATCaaacaaaatg GTGGTTTGCCAAGCGCTTCTTACATCCTGCTGTTGTGTCTATCTATGATTATATATTCCTATGGGATGAAGATTTAGGAGTAAAAAATTTCCACCCTGGAAG GTATCTGCAAATTGTAAAATCAGAAGGACTTGAAATATCTCAGCCGGCTTTGGATCCGAATTCTACTGGCATACATCATAGGATCACTATAAGAAATAGAATGAAAATATTTCATAA AAGAGTCTATGATGTCAGAGGTAGCACGAAGTGTTCAGATGATAGTGAGGGACCGCCATGCACTGG ATTTGTGGAGGGAATGGCTCCTGTGTTTTCAAGATCAGCTTGGCATTGTGCCTGGCATTTGATACAG AATGATCTTGTTCATGGATGGGGAATGGATATGAAACTTGGCTATTGCGCACAG GGTGATCGTACCCAAAAGGTGGGAGTAGTTGATAGTGAGTACATTGTTCATCAGAGTATACAAACTTTGGGTGGGCAGTCTGTGAAAAAG GTCAAGAATGGTGAAGAGACAGTTAAG AGGCATTCAATTGACGTTAGATCAGAG ATTAGGAGGCAATCAACAGTAGAGCTTCAAAAATTCAAGGAGAGATGGGAACGAGCTGTTAAGGAGGACAAGAGGTGGGTCGATCCGTTCCCTCCAAGCCTAATGCGGAAGCTTAGGCGTAACAAGCGTGGCTATTCTAAGGTTTAA
- the LOC121808168 gene encoding glycerate dehydrogenase HPR, peroxisomal-like, protein MARPLQVEVYNPNGKYRVVSTKSMPGTRWIKLLVDQDCRLEICTEKKTILSVEDIISLIGNKCDGVIGQLTEDWGEKLFSALSRAGGTAFSNMAVGYNNVDVDAANKYGVAVGNTPGVLTETTAELAASLSLAAARRIVEADEFMRGGLYDGWLPHLFVGNLLKGQTVGVIGAGRIGSAYARMMVEGFKMNLIYFDLYQSTRLEKFVTAYGQFLKANGEQPVTWRRASSMDEVLREADVISLHPVLDKTTYHLVNKERLGKMKKEAILINCSRGPVIDEAALVDHLRQNPMFRVGLDVFEEEPYMKPGLAEMKNAIVVPHIASASKWTREGMATLAALNVLGKIKNYPIWADPNRVDPFLNENSTPPPACPSIVNCIVNSKALGLPVSKL, encoded by the exons ATGGCTAGACCATTGCAAGTTGAAGTGTACAATCCTAATGGAAAATACAGAGTTGTTAGCACCAAATCTATGCCTGGAACTCGTTGGATTAAGCTCTTAGTTGATCAAGATTGCCGTCTTGAA ATATGCACAGAAAAGAAAACCATACTATCTGTTGAAGACATCATTTCTCTGATTGGGAATAAGTGTGATGGAGTTATTGGACAG ttGACTGAGGATTGGGGGGAGAAATTGTTTAGTGCATTGAGCAGAGCTGGAGGGACTGCCTTCAGCAACATGGCTGTCGGGTACAACAACGTTGACGTTGATGCTGCCAATAAATATGGTGTTGCTGTCGGAAACACACCG GGAGTGCTGACAGAGACTACAGCAGAGCTAGCAGCTTCACTCTCTTTAGCTGCAGCTAGAAGAATTGTCGAGGCTGACGAATTCATGAGGGGTGGCTTGTATGATGGATGGCTTCCCCATCT CTTTGTTGGGAACTTACTAAAAGGGCAAACTGTTGGAGTGATTGGAGCAGGTCGGATTGGATCTGCCTATGCAAGAATGATG GTTGAAGGGTTCAAGATGAACTTGATCTACTTCGATCTCTACCAGTCCACTCGTCTGGAGAAGTTTGTTACCGCCTACGGGCAGTTCCTCAAGGCCAACGGGGAGCAGCCAGTCACGTGGAGACGGGCGTCTAGCATGGATGAGGTTCTCCGCGAGGCAGATGTG ATAAGTCTGCACCCGGTGCTGGATAAGACGACGTATCATCTGGTGAATAAGGAGAGGCTGGGGAAGATGAAGAAGGAAGCCATCCTTATCAACTGCAGCAGGGGACCTGTGATTGATGAGGCTGCTCTTGTTGACCACTTGAGACAAAACCCCATGTTTCGAGTTGGTCTTGATGTGTTTGAGGAAGAGCCATATATGAAGCCGGGGCTAGCGGAGATGAAGAATGCTATTGTGGTGCCTCACATAGCCTCAGCCTCAAAG TGGACTCGTGAAGGAATGGCGACGTTGGCTGCGCTCAATGTCCTG gggaaaataaagaattatCCGATCTGGGCTGATCCGAACCGGGTGGATCCGTTCCTTAACGAGAACTCTACACCACCACCAGCATGCCCCAGCATCGTTAACTGCATCGTTAACTCTAAAGCTTTAG GCTTGCCGGTTTCAAAGCTGTGA